A genomic window from Thermocladium sp. ECH_B includes:
- a CDS encoding 30S ribosomal protein S11, which produces MQSEVQQPQELSQVQVPRKMHWGVAHIYASYNNTIIIITDLTGAETVVRVSGGQVVKTDRDKPSPYAAMQAAYKAAQVAIQRGVTAVHIQVRAPGGYGPKTPGPGAVAAIRALARAGLMIGRIEDTTPIPHDTIRPPGGRRGRRV; this is translated from the coding sequence ATGCAAAGCGAGGTTCAGCAGCCGCAGGAATTGAGCCAAGTGCAAGTACCTAGAAAGATGCATTGGGGAGTAGCCCACATATATGCTAGTTACAATAATACAATAATCATAATCACTGACTTAACCGGGGCAGAGACAGTTGTTAGGGTTAGCGGTGGGCAAGTAGTAAAGACCGACAGGGATAAACCGAGCCCCTATGCAGCAATGCAGGCTGCATATAAGGCCGCACAAGTTGCCATTCAGCGCGGAGTTACGGCTGTCCATATACAGGTAAGGGCGCCGGGCGGTTATGGACCTAAAACGCCTGGTCCAGGAGCTGTTGCCGCCATTAGGGCGCTTGCTAGGGCTGGTTTAATGATAGGCAGGATAGAGGATACAACTCCAATACCGCACGATACAATAAGGCCGCCAGGCGGTAGGCGCGGCCGCAGAGTGTAA